The genomic stretch TCTGGAACTGGGGAGAGGGCTTTATCAGTGCCTACCCACCGGACCAGTTTATTATGCTCGAACAAGGCGCCAAATATGGTGGACAAAAAGACCAGGTCTGGGCACCCTACTACACCCTCCACAAGATCCTGGCAGGACTCATGGATATTTATGAAGTAAGTGGCAATGAAAAAGCACTGGAAGTGGCCAAAGACATGGGATATTGGGTGGCAGCACGTCTTGGAAAACTCCCTACCGAAACCCTGATCAGTATGTGGAACACCTATATTGCCGGGGAGTTTGGGGGAATGAACGAGGCCTTGTCGCGTCTCTACAGGATTACCAATGAGCCTCAATACCTGGAAGCGGCAAAATTATTTGACAACATCACCGTTTTTTATGGAAACTCAGACCATATCCACGGACTGGCCAAAAATGTGGATACCTTCAGGGGGCTACACGCCAACCAGCATATTCCGCAAATCATGGGCACGCTGGAGATGTACCGCAACACCAAATCTGCGCCCTACTATCATATTGCAGACAACTTTTGGCATATGGCCACCAATGATTACATGTACAGTATCGGAGGGGTGGCCGGAGCCCGTACGCCGGCCAATGCCGAATGTTTCACCTCCGAACCCGCAACCTTGTACAAAAACGGCTTCTCGGCAGGAGGGCAAAACGAAACCTGTGCGACCTACAATATGCTCAAATTGAGCCGAAACCTGTTTCTGTTCCACCAGGATCCTGCGTATATGGATTATTACGAACGGGGACTGTACAACCACATTTTGGCCTCTGTGGCGGAAAACAGCCCCGCCAACACTTATCATGTTCCCCTGAGACCAGGATCTATCAAGCAATTTGGGAATCCGGAGATGAAGGGATTCACTTGTTGTAACGGCACCGCCATCGAAAGCAGCACCAAACTACAGAACTCCATTTATTTCAAAAGTGCCGATGACAAGAGCCTATATGTAAATTTATTTATCCCCTCCACCCTGAAGTGGAAAAACCAGAACGTGACCATCGTCCAAGCTACGGCTTTTCCCAAAGAAGACCACACACGGCTCACTATTCAGGGAAAAGGGACGTTTGATCTAAAGGTCAGGGTTCCCCAATGGGCCACCAAAGGCATGACCATAAAAATAAATGGCAAAGATGAAAAGATCAAAGCTGTCCCGGGAAGCTATGCCACCATCAGTCGCAAATGGAAAAACGGAGATACCATTGACCTCCGGATTCCTTTCCAGTTCCACCTCGAGCCTGTCATGGACCAACAAAACCTTGCCAGCCTGTTTTATGGTCCCATATTACTGGCGGCCCAGGAAGATGAGCCGCGAAAGGAGTGGCGAAAAGTAACCCTAAATGCCAAAAACATTGGCCAGTCCATCAGCGGCGACCCTGAAAAGTTGAATTTCACCATTAACGGGGTAACTTATAAACCCTTCTATGACACCTATGGCCGACATTCGGTTTACCTGGACGTGAGCTTGGAGTAATCTTATTTTTCAGGAAAGAAGGGTTCCAAAAGCGCTCATTTTTCCTGCACTCAAACGGTGTGTTTGGCCATTCAGATGAATGGCCAAACACACCGTTCCCCATCTATTCAATCTTAATACTCAATCCCTGAATGGTCTGCCACCCTTCCTGATCGGTCACGCGGATCATAAAATGATAATCCCCTGGATCGATGTCTTCCGGGATTTCAATTTCTGCAGTACCTTCATACGCTTTTAGGCCAGAAGGAATGGTATAGGTCTGGATAAACAACATGGGATCTACCGGTGTCTTTACAGGATCAAGGCCACAGTCATTCACTTCTGTGCTATGGGTATGGTGGTCAAAATTATGGTGGATATCCAAGCTGAACCCTCCCAGCTCGACATTATCCTTAAACGATGCTCTAAACTGCACGGTAGACCCCCTTTCCAACACACTGCACTGGAGAGGGAATGACGATTCGGTCACGACGATCTCAGGATATTCGGTATCGATACCCGGCTTTTCATCATCACCGCAGGAACTAAGAAATAGTGTTGCCACGATGATGGAATAAAGAAAGCTGCTGTAGTTTTTCATACTGGTCATTAAATAAGCAATCGTTTTAAAATTGGTATTTTAGTGAAAGGGTGATATTCCTGCCGGCTTCCGGCAAACTGATCAACCTGTAAAAGCTGGTATGGTTCAGATAATAGGTATTGAACAGGTTCTGGACCTGTAGATCTGCTTGGATATGCTGTTGAAGTATCCTGATGGAAGACCCCGCCCGTAAATGGACCAACCGATATCCCTTGGTTACCTTTTCAGGCGGAACGATGTTGGACTGTTTAGCGGTGGCCCGAAAGTCCACCGCAAAATAAGGGCTGGAGAAACCACCGGTACTGGCAGGCTGGTAAGTAACATTAAAGATACCGGAAGGAGGAGGAGAAAAGGGCAGCGTATAACCAAGCTTTGCACCGGACTTCTGCTCACTGTACACATACTCCCCGATAACCTCTAGACTCCATTCCCGGGTCAACCGATGGACTACACTTAGCTCAGTACCATAGCGCAACACTTCAGCTTGCGTATAGTTAAAAACCTGGTTTCCTGCCCCGTAAAGGATGTCCAGCTCTGCTGTTGGATTTAAATAGATATAATTGGAGAAATAATTGACAAAAGGGCTTACGGACACCTGCCACTTTTCCTTCTTCAGCTCGGCGCCCAGGTCCAACTGTAGGGAACGTTCCGGATCAAGGTCCGCGTTGCCCCTTTCATAGCGGAAGTAATGGTAATTCACCCCATTGGCCGCCAGTTCCTTGGCAATGGGCATGCGGAAGCTAGTACCTAAATTGCCTTTTATGCTCAGGGCTCCCGGGAGAAAATTAAACCCAACCGACCATACCATACTGTTAAACTCCCTGCGAAAATCCTCGGCCCTAAACAAATAGTCCGACGGTGTTGCCTGCGAGGCATCTTTCACGCTTGGAAACCAGTCTTGGTAATCCTCCACATTAATCAGGCTGTGGTCATAGCGCAGGGCGGCGGTAAGCTTCCAAAGAGCGCTAAGCTGGTATTTTTCGATGGCAAACACGCCAATACTATACTGGTCGAATGCAGGTATCAAGAAGCCCCATCCACCAATATCATTGCGCTGGTATTCCCCACTTGCCCCCACCAACAGCTGGTGCTTGTCCAAAAACAGCTCGTCCTTGACATTGAGCGAAAACACCTCTTTGTCAAATGCCCGTTCCAGTGTGGATGGATACGGCAGTTCAGCTGGGTAAACCGCAGGCATATAACCGTGATTGACATATTGGCTCCATTCCTTTCGGTCATTTCGTTGATAGGCCAGGTCCAACTGGAGGAACTGCTTTCCTGCCGCATAGCTGGCTCTGTTGATTACTTTGGTATGGGTCACCTCCTGAAAAGGCAGCAGAATATCCCGGCTGGATTTGTCATGTAAGGAGACATCCACCCGCCTGGGCTCCAGGCCATGGGCATTTGCGAAAAACCCTGATTTGGTATGTACCCTGCTCACCGATAAGGTATTGCGGAAATGTTCTCCCAAATAACCGATCCTTCCAGAGAAGTCCCGCTCCTTTCCCGCCGAATTCCGAACGTGGCCATCGTGGAGTGCTACGCCATAATCATAAACAAAAACCGAATCGGTGGGCACTTTAAAATCCCCATAATCGGCCATGGTAAAACGGCCTTCTGCAAACCAGTTGTCCTTTCGGGCAGTAATACTGGCCGACCCTCCAAACCAAGCATTATTGGACCGCCCGCCCAGTTCCACTGATCCGCTGATTCCTTCCTCGAAGGGTGGGAGTTTTTCCCGGATATCGATCACCCCGGCTATGGCATCCGAGCCATACTTAAAAGATGCCGGCCCTTTGATGATCATTACTTGGTCGGCTGCATACTGGTCCACTTCCAACCCATGGTCGGCGCCCCATTGCTGACCTTCATGCTTAATGCCATTTTCGACCACCATCACCTGATTAAACCCAAGCCCACGGATCAGTGGCTTGGAAGCACCGGAGCCTATACCAATGATACTGATCCCTGGAACACGCTCGAGGGACTTCATCAAACTTCCTCCGCGGTTTTCCCGGATAAAGTCCTGCTTGACCAGCGCAATGCTATTGGATTCTTCCCGTTTGATCACCTCGGCCTGATCGATGACCACCACTTCCTCCAGCTCCTGATACTCGGGAACCGTATCCCGTTTGGCAGCCTTTACGGTATCCAAGCCTTGCAATGCTTCCCAATTGGAGTACTTCGGAAACACATCTGGTGACTGGAAGCTTCGGGGGATATCCCCTGAAGCAACTAAAACGGCAGTAAGGAGTAAAAGAAGGTTCATAAAACTATAAATGCAATTTCATTGCAAATATACAAACAATAACACCTGAAACAATGTTGCATTTAAAAACGGGATAAAATACTTCCTGGAATGCTCTTTCTACCAGTCAATCACTTATTTAAACCTCATGAGCTGGCATTTTTCCACGATATCTCTCCAATAACTCATATGAATCAATGGCATAAATTTATTTCCACTCTTGTTTTTGCAACATAATTGCATCATATTTGCGCAACAAAGTTGCAATAATAAAAAATGGCAACACGGCATTTTGACCATGTCTATCATTTCGAACTAAACAAATCTTTATACCATAATTCTTTACAAAATGAACAAACTTAAACACACATTTCTGATCTCCCTTTTGGGCTTGGTGTTGTTCTCCTGTCAGGACGACGAGGACCAAACTTTTGATGCACCGGTAGTTTCCTCTTTTGAGTTTGGAGAAGGCAGTACCCACTCTACAGATCCTGTGGCCTACCGCGGTTCCGACCTTCACATGGAAGCAAGTATCCAAGCCGAGGTAAATATTGCCTCTATTACAGTATCCATCCATGGCCATGACCTGGAAGTAGGGGAAGGGGAAACCGAATGGGATTTTTCACAGACATTCACTGACGAAAAGTACTTGGCCAGAAACCCAACCTTCCACGAGCACATCGACATTCCGTCAACGGCTCCTGTTGGAGAATACCATGTGGTACTGGAAGTAACCGACGATGCAGGCAATACCACCGAAACAGAGGGGCACCTGGAAGTAATGTCTCCGGTGACTATCAGTGAATTCCATATGGACGAAACCATTGTAAGGGGAACTGATTTCCATGTGGATTTCATGATCGAAGCCATCCACGGTATCCATGCCATTTCAGTAGATATTCATGCCCACGGATTAACACCAGGCGAAGGAGAAACGGAATGGCATTTTGACCAGGTATTCGAGGACGGTTACCATGAGCAGACCGAAGCAGAATTCCATGAGCATA from Echinicola soli encodes the following:
- a CDS encoding DUF4625 domain-containing protein — translated: MNKLKHTFLISLLGLVLFSCQDDEDQTFDAPVVSSFEFGEGSTHSTDPVAYRGSDLHMEASIQAEVNIASITVSIHGHDLEVGEGETEWDFSQTFTDEKYLARNPTFHEHIDIPSTAPVGEYHVVLEVTDDAGNTTETEGHLEVMSPVTISEFHMDETIVRGTDFHVDFMIEAIHGIHAISVDIHAHGLTPGEGETEWHFDQVFEDGYHEQTEAEFHEHIDVPASAPEGEYHVVFSVEDEQGNIQEYDTHLEVTAN
- a CDS encoding DUF4625 domain-containing protein → MTSMKNYSSFLYSIIVATLFLSSCGDDEKPGIDTEYPEIVVTESSFPLQCSVLERGSTVQFRASFKDNVELGGFSLDIHHNFDHHTHSTEVNDCGLDPVKTPVDPMLFIQTYTIPSGLKAYEGTAEIEIPEDIDPGDYHFMIRVTDQEGWQTIQGLSIKIE
- a CDS encoding TonB-dependent receptor produces the protein MNLLLLLTAVLVASGDIPRSFQSPDVFPKYSNWEALQGLDTVKAAKRDTVPEYQELEEVVVIDQAEVIKREESNSIALVKQDFIRENRGGSLMKSLERVPGISIIGIGSGASKPLIRGLGFNQVMVVENGIKHEGQQWGADHGLEVDQYAADQVMIIKGPASFKYGSDAIAGVIDIREKLPPFEEGISGSVELGGRSNNAWFGGSASITARKDNWFAEGRFTMADYGDFKVPTDSVFVYDYGVALHDGHVRNSAGKERDFSGRIGYLGEHFRNTLSVSRVHTKSGFFANAHGLEPRRVDVSLHDKSSRDILLPFQEVTHTKVINRASYAAGKQFLQLDLAYQRNDRKEWSQYVNHGYMPAVYPAELPYPSTLERAFDKEVFSLNVKDELFLDKHQLLVGASGEYQRNDIGGWGFLIPAFDQYSIGVFAIEKYQLSALWKLTAALRYDHSLINVEDYQDWFPSVKDASQATPSDYLFRAEDFRREFNSMVWSVGFNFLPGALSIKGNLGTSFRMPIAKELAANGVNYHYFRYERGNADLDPERSLQLDLGAELKKEKWQVSVSPFVNYFSNYIYLNPTAELDILYGAGNQVFNYTQAEVLRYGTELSVVHRLTREWSLEVIGEYVYSEQKSGAKLGYTLPFSPPPSGIFNVTYQPASTGGFSSPYFAVDFRATAKQSNIVPPEKVTKGYRLVHLRAGSSIRILQQHIQADLQVQNLFNTYYLNHTSFYRLISLPEAGRNITLSLKYQF